In Gemmatimonadota bacterium, a single window of DNA contains:
- a CDS encoding ATP-binding cassette domain-containing protein has product MADPITADPVAAGPMTTGPIIVGEHLAHRYGSGFHLHVENLALYAGKTYAVYGANGSGKTTLLNILALLTLPQEGRILFEGRPVNGADPGRSRQYRRRVTLLMQHVYLFRSSVFENVASGLRFRGMAKEAIEARVTGMLDKVGLRQFAHRPAHSLSGGEAQRAGLARALVTDPDVLLLDEPTASVDAAHGKQIEAILAETCRQRRMTVVLSTHQYDQAYRIADEVLIMRDGRMLERGPENVFKGRIEDSADGPVVRLDGGVTLRSDTTARGPAHIVISSQEIRLARPPAKPTRTPVAANTLKGVVTAAAVDGDRIRLDVDAGLRLTVHVARASFSDMGITVGDTVYAAIDALAVRAS; this is encoded by the coding sequence ATGGCCGATCCGATCACGGCCGATCCGGTCGCGGCCGGTCCGATGACGACCGGTCCGATTATCGTGGGCGAGCACCTGGCGCACCGGTACGGTTCCGGGTTTCATCTGCATGTCGAAAACCTCGCCCTGTACGCCGGAAAGACCTATGCCGTCTACGGGGCGAACGGATCGGGCAAGACCACGCTACTGAACATACTCGCCTTGCTGACCCTGCCGCAGGAGGGCCGGATCCTCTTCGAAGGCCGGCCCGTGAACGGGGCCGATCCGGGCCGCAGCCGTCAGTACCGCCGCCGCGTCACGCTGCTCATGCAGCACGTGTACCTGTTCCGGTCCTCCGTATTCGAGAACGTGGCGTCCGGCCTGCGGTTCCGCGGCATGGCGAAGGAGGCCATCGAAGCACGCGTGACCGGCATGCTGGACAAGGTGGGTCTTCGGCAATTCGCCCACCGGCCCGCACACAGCCTGTCGGGCGGAGAAGCGCAGCGGGCGGGACTCGCCCGGGCCCTGGTTACGGATCCCGACGTCCTGTTGCTCGACGAGCCCACGGCCAGCGTGGACGCGGCGCACGGGAAGCAGATCGAGGCGATTCTCGCGGAGACGTGCCGCCAGCGGCGCATGACGGTCGTGCTCTCGACGCACCAGTACGACCAGGCCTATCGCATCGCCGACGAAGTGCTGATCATGCGCGACGGGCGGATGCTCGAGCGGGGACCGGAGAACGTCTTCAAGGGCCGCATCGAGGATTCTGCCGACGGCCCGGTCGTAAGACTGGACGGCGGTGTAACCCTGCGTTCGGACACGACCGCGCGCGGACCGGCCCACATCGTTATCTCTTCGCAGGAAATCCGGCTGGCGAGGCCGCCGGCGAAGCCGACGCGCACGCCGGTCGCCGCGAATACGCTTAAGGGCGTCGTGACCGCGGCGGCGGTGGACGGAGACCGCATACGCCTGGACGTGGACGCCGGACTTCGCCTGACCGTCCACGTGGCGCGGGCGTCTTTTTCGGACATGGGCATCACCGTCGGGGATACGGTGTATGCCGCCATCGACGCCTTGGCCGTCCGGGCTTCATGA
- a CDS encoding cupin domain-containing protein, producing MKGDGNVGPGGLGGNGGPGGNGGNGGNGGPWLNTLMGQNVRVMTPGSATKGRVTVIEAVEPPHSPPPIFTRHAFIEMFLVVKGALTFKFLHENAFVLEAGQMVTVPGWKPHSFWNEGDDPAHIVLICTPAGLDRFFEASDRLLRRMPPETADPEELEKEMARLRDEFGLEHVAPAPG from the coding sequence ATGAAAGGCGACGGCAACGTAGGTCCCGGAGGTCTTGGAGGCAACGGCGGCCCCGGGGGTAACGGCGGCAACGGAGGCAACGGCGGCCCCTGGCTCAATACGCTCATGGGCCAGAACGTACGGGTCATGACCCCGGGTTCCGCCACAAAGGGTCGGGTGACGGTCATCGAGGCCGTCGAACCGCCCCACAGCCCGCCGCCCATATTCACCCGGCACGCTTTCATCGAGATGTTCCTGGTCGTCAAAGGCGCGCTGACTTTCAAGTTTCTCCACGAAAACGCATTTGTGCTTGAGGCCGGCCAGATGGTTACGGTGCCGGGATGGAAACCCCATTCCTTCTGGAACGAAGGGGACGATCCGGCGCACATTGTGCTGATCTGCACCCCCGCGGGACTGGACCGCTTCTTCGAGGCGTCCGACCGGTTGCTGCGGCGCATGCCCCCGGAAACGGCCGATCCTGAAGAGTTGGAAAAGGAGATGGCCCGCCTACGGGATGAGTTCGGGCTGGAACACGTGGCGCCAGCGCCGGGGTGA
- a CDS encoding nucleotidyltransferase family protein codes for MNAQISIPEIVLADFCQAHKIRRFAIFGSALRTDFDSESDIDVLVEFTPGYSPGLLGMAGMEIELSKLLGGRKVDLRTPEDLSRYFRQEVLDTAEDQYVQG; via the coding sequence GTGAACGCACAGATATCTATCCCTGAGATAGTACTCGCAGATTTCTGCCAAGCGCACAAAATACGTCGGTTCGCGATTTTCGGCTCTGCGCTGCGGACCGATTTCGATTCCGAAAGCGACATCGACGTATTGGTCGAGTTTACCCCCGGATACTCTCCCGGTCTCCTGGGTATGGCAGGAATGGAGATTGAGCTATCTAAGCTACTTGGCGGGCGAAAGGTGGATCTGAGAACACCGGAGGACTTGAGTCGGTACTTCCGTCAGGAGGTCCTTGATACGGCGGAGGATCAGTATGTGCAAGGATGA
- a CDS encoding FtsX-like permease family protein: MHLKRTLIGHLVGLVLPLALLAVSACQTTGVRDRVEVLAEPIGDGQVAAVVDSARIRQTITDLVSFGSRVAGYPGATEAAYYLADRMREIGLEDVEMEEFVSSIPLDEGGELTLLDVTTLEARTIPLYALWPNLVRTSTTPPGGITGKLHYVGNGEWADFNGIDPAGAVILMDFNSGVNWQRAAQLGARAVIFAEPDHTTRVDGEEKHLQVPLDFPRFWMKKAAARPLVEYLESNGSINVRAKGRMTWKRRPAYNVFGKIPGTHPVLKDEVIVLNAYYDSISAVPAVSPGANQASGVAALLEMARYFAAHPPARTVLILATSGHFMSLSGINDFAYRHARISSHFADELEDPINIKLFAGIDLSSARDQVGVIYSGVFFGGDSFEKQRFFTPFGRTFMGYAEEVIRRGAIPADALVNVISPSQGHRTAGFFPAGQIGLEAELMFWMGIPALSFATVFDVREFVDTPIDDLDRVNFRNVYTQTLLLTELFGRGVNDPRLFPDFKMQLEDRFVNGRIRVVEFDPREDYIPSKPKPGAVVRFRRYNKTISGVKNEIFVVADSTGVAESTELEAGRTYPTEGYVMNPETGEIIYAPDRGPYGEGAYPLEIKMDWVDKEKPTVVFRSEATNIYDLVDPRFLTRLNEAVVLDESGNPPLEWGMTFQEGAWTTGFSYEEDTAVLFMPPESRFKVTMSTGLFGRRLILTNADENNPEGIGFEAGIDAIPLTSYQVAKDMWHLDEARIGALKSVGVSNTRLDDFHREAGRLLDLAETARQNLQWDRFIKHARAAWGYESRAYPDATGTANDVVKGVLFYMVLVIPFAYALERLVFGFANVYKRIATTVAIFLAAYGLLRFTHPAFQITTAPDIVLLAFMTFVLAAVVIWIISQRFSQTMREVRQDNRTVQSADVRRSSALATAFSLGIGNMRKRKARTLLTCVTLVLLVFTVLSFTSVQTFLRLQTLSRDTDATYTGFLVRNPNWGPLQKQTFQYVESEFGSSEAEDRGITIVSRSWYSGTFPGETTFIRMDREGPDGTNHSTYASAILGLLPEEGEVSGLDRTLRSGRWFEPGEREVCIVPAEMAELLGLTGDEIVGSEVLVFGQPFEVIGVFDAADLEKITDLDGEPLTPVDYTATGQDLLTELALMDYDEEPVDMAAFEHLPAANILLTPQAYVNDLGGTLRSVAVRFPTDEAAANRIERFMQRLGIPVVASVDGEVAVYSAMALSSLSGLGNLFIPMVVAALIILNTMMNAVYERFSEIGVYSAVGLAPAHIGALFMAEAAMYAVIGGMSGYLIGQTLVRGITEYQLLAGLNLNYSSLSAVASTFMVMAVVMLSTIYPARKASQMAVPDVNRQWSFPEPEGDDWRFEFPFTISRTETLGLCAYLTRFFESHGESTLGNFMTDEVALTGTNGSAPAAGRSGGRVATAVPGEERASDAGPEASTYEISMKTWLAPYDTGVSQRVSLHAAPAEEEHDLYAVWVHIYRLSGDVDSWQRLNRRFLNVLRKQFLVWRTVDQEVKTVYADEGREMISGSAGVEVAGAARDAGQVS; the protein is encoded by the coding sequence TTGCACCTTAAACGAACCCTTATCGGCCATCTTGTCGGCCTGGTCCTGCCGCTCGCACTGCTCGCGGTCTCCGCCTGCCAGACGACAGGTGTCCGCGACCGGGTGGAGGTCCTGGCCGAACCCATCGGCGACGGCCAGGTGGCCGCCGTGGTCGACTCGGCGCGGATCCGGCAGACCATTACCGACCTGGTGTCCTTCGGCTCGAGGGTAGCCGGTTACCCGGGCGCCACCGAAGCGGCGTACTACCTGGCCGATCGCATGCGGGAAATCGGTCTCGAGGACGTCGAGATGGAGGAATTCGTCTCGTCCATCCCCCTGGACGAAGGCGGCGAACTGACCCTCCTGGATGTCACGACCCTGGAGGCCCGGACGATCCCCCTTTATGCCCTGTGGCCCAACCTGGTGCGCACCTCCACGACGCCGCCGGGGGGCATCACGGGGAAGCTTCACTACGTCGGCAACGGCGAGTGGGCGGACTTCAACGGCATCGATCCCGCCGGCGCCGTCATCCTGATGGACTTCAATTCCGGCGTAAACTGGCAGCGGGCCGCCCAGCTCGGCGCCCGTGCCGTGATCTTCGCGGAACCCGACCACACCACGCGGGTCGACGGAGAGGAGAAGCACCTCCAGGTCCCCCTCGACTTCCCCCGTTTCTGGATGAAAAAGGCAGCGGCCCGGCCCCTGGTCGAATACCTCGAATCCAACGGCTCGATCAACGTCCGGGCAAAAGGACGCATGACCTGGAAACGGCGACCGGCCTACAATGTCTTCGGTAAGATCCCGGGGACGCATCCGGTGCTGAAGGATGAGGTCATCGTCCTCAACGCCTACTACGACTCCATCTCCGCCGTGCCGGCCGTATCCCCCGGCGCGAACCAGGCGTCGGGCGTGGCCGCGCTCCTTGAAATGGCCCGTTACTTCGCGGCCCATCCTCCCGCGCGCACCGTGTTGATACTCGCGACGTCGGGTCACTTCATGTCGCTCAGCGGGATCAACGACTTCGCCTACCGCCACGCACGCATCTCCAGTCACTTCGCGGACGAACTCGAGGACCCCATCAACATCAAGCTCTTCGCCGGTATCGACCTGTCCAGCGCGCGCGACCAGGTCGGCGTCATCTACTCCGGCGTCTTCTTCGGGGGGGATTCCTTCGAAAAACAGCGGTTCTTCACGCCATTCGGCCGTACCTTCATGGGCTACGCCGAAGAAGTGATCCGGCGGGGCGCCATTCCGGCCGACGCCCTGGTGAACGTGATTTCGCCTTCGCAGGGGCACCGGACCGCCGGTTTCTTTCCCGCGGGCCAGATCGGCCTCGAGGCCGAACTCATGTTCTGGATGGGAATCCCGGCCCTGTCCTTCGCCACGGTGTTCGACGTCCGCGAGTTCGTGGACACGCCCATCGACGACCTCGACCGGGTCAACTTCCGCAACGTGTACACGCAGACGCTGCTGCTGACCGAGCTCTTCGGTCGCGGCGTCAACGATCCCCGCCTGTTCCCGGACTTCAAGATGCAGCTTGAGGACCGCTTCGTGAACGGCCGGATCCGGGTCGTGGAGTTCGATCCCCGGGAGGACTACATCCCGAGCAAGCCCAAACCGGGCGCCGTGGTCCGTTTCCGCCGCTACAACAAGACCATCAGCGGCGTCAAGAACGAGATTTTCGTGGTGGCGGACAGCACCGGGGTAGCCGAAAGTACCGAACTGGAGGCGGGGCGCACCTACCCCACGGAAGGTTACGTGATGAACCCGGAAACGGGGGAAATCATCTACGCGCCGGACCGCGGTCCCTACGGGGAAGGCGCCTATCCCCTCGAGATCAAGATGGACTGGGTGGACAAGGAGAAACCCACGGTGGTCTTCCGGTCCGAGGCGACCAACATCTACGACCTGGTGGACCCGCGTTTCCTGACCCGGCTGAACGAGGCCGTGGTACTCGACGAATCGGGCAATCCGCCCCTTGAATGGGGCATGACCTTCCAGGAAGGCGCGTGGACCACGGGTTTTTCGTATGAGGAGGACACGGCCGTCCTCTTCATGCCGCCGGAAAGCCGGTTCAAGGTCACCATGTCCACCGGCCTGTTCGGCCGCCGCCTCATCCTGACCAACGCGGACGAGAACAACCCCGAGGGAATCGGGTTCGAGGCGGGTATCGACGCCATCCCCCTGACCTCCTACCAGGTGGCGAAAGACATGTGGCACCTGGACGAGGCGCGGATCGGCGCGCTCAAGTCCGTCGGCGTGAGCAACACCCGGCTGGACGACTTCCACCGGGAGGCGGGCCGCCTGCTGGACCTGGCCGAGACCGCCCGGCAAAACCTGCAGTGGGACCGGTTCATCAAGCACGCCCGGGCCGCGTGGGGATACGAGTCCCGCGCCTATCCGGACGCGACCGGGACGGCCAACGATGTCGTGAAGGGCGTCCTGTTCTACATGGTGCTCGTCATCCCGTTCGCGTACGCCCTGGAGCGGTTGGTCTTCGGATTCGCCAACGTGTACAAGCGGATCGCCACTACCGTCGCCATCTTCCTGGCCGCATACGGGTTGCTGAGGTTCACCCACCCGGCCTTCCAGATCACCACGGCGCCCGACATCGTGCTCCTCGCCTTCATGACCTTCGTCCTCGCCGCCGTCGTCATCTGGATCATATCCCAGCGGTTCAGCCAGACCATGCGGGAGGTCCGGCAGGACAACCGTACCGTGCAGTCCGCCGACGTGCGGCGGTCGAGCGCCCTGGCCACGGCCTTCTCCCTGGGCATCGGCAACATGCGAAAGCGCAAGGCCCGGACCCTGCTGACGTGCGTCACCCTGGTGCTCCTGGTGTTCACCGTGCTCTCCTTCACCTCCGTGCAGACCTTCCTCCGGCTGCAGACGCTGAGCCGGGACACGGACGCCACCTATACGGGCTTCCTCGTCCGCAACCCCAACTGGGGACCGCTCCAGAAACAGACCTTCCAGTACGTGGAATCCGAGTTCGGTTCGTCGGAGGCCGAAGACCGGGGCATCACCATCGTATCCCGGTCGTGGTACTCCGGCACGTTCCCCGGCGAGACGACCTTCATCAGGATGGACCGGGAGGGACCGGACGGCACGAACCATTCCACCTATGCCTCGGCCATCCTCGGCCTGCTGCCGGAAGAAGGGGAGGTGAGCGGACTGGACCGCACGCTGAGATCGGGCCGGTGGTTCGAGCCCGGGGAGCGCGAAGTATGCATCGTCCCGGCCGAAATGGCGGAGCTGCTCGGCTTGACCGGGGATGAAATCGTGGGATCCGAAGTCCTCGTGTTCGGACAGCCCTTCGAGGTGATCGGCGTATTCGACGCGGCCGACCTCGAAAAGATCACCGATCTGGACGGCGAGCCGCTCACACCCGTGGACTACACGGCGACGGGCCAGGATCTGCTGACCGAACTCGCCCTGATGGACTACGACGAAGAGCCCGTGGATATGGCCGCGTTCGAGCACCTGCCGGCCGCGAACATCCTGCTGACCCCGCAGGCCTATGTGAACGATCTCGGCGGGACCCTCCGCTCCGTCGCGGTCCGGTTTCCCACGGACGAAGCGGCCGCCAACCGGATCGAACGCTTCATGCAGCGTCTCGGGATCCCGGTGGTGGCGTCCGTGGACGGAGAGGTCGCGGTATACAGCGCCATGGCGCTGAGTTCACTGTCGGGGCTCGGCAATCTGTTCATTCCCATGGTCGTGGCCGCCCTCATCATCCTGAACACCATGATGAACGCCGTCTACGAACGCTTCAGCGAGATCGGGGTGTACAGCGCCGTGGGCCTGGCGCCGGCCCACATCGGCGCGCTATTCATGGCGGAGGCGGCCATGTACGCCGTCATCGGCGGCATGTCAGGCTACCTGATCGGACAGACCCTGGTCCGGGGGATCACGGAGTACCAGTTGCTCGCGGGGCTGAACCTGAACTACTCGTCCCTTTCCGCCGTGGCCTCCACGTTCATGGTCATGGCGGTGGTCATGCTGTCGACGATCTATCCTGCGCGAAAAGCCTCCCAGATGGCCGTGCCGGACGTCAACCGGCAGTGGTCCTTCCCCGAGCCCGAGGGCGACGACTGGCGTTTCGAGTTCCCCTTCACCATCAGCCGCACGGAGACGCTGGGACTCTGCGCCTACCTGACACGGTTCTTCGAATCCCACGGCGAAAGCACGCTGGGAAACTTCATGACGGACGAGGTGGCGCTTACCGGGACGAATGGATCTGCTCCGGCGGCCGGGCGATCGGGCGGCCGGGTGGCCACGGCCGTTCCGGGTGAGGAGCGGGCATCCGATGCCGGTCCGGAAGCATCCACCTACGAAATCAGCATGAAGACCTGGCTGGCGCCCTACGACACGGGGGTCAGCCAACGCGTGTCCCTCCACGCGGCCCCCGCCGAAGAAGAACACGACCTGTACGCGGTGTGGGTGCACATCTACCGTCTGAGCGGCGACGTGGATTCATGGCAGCGCCTCAACCGGCGCTTCCTGAACGTGCTGCGCAAGCAGTTCCTGGTATGGCGCACCGTGGACCAGGAGGTCAAGACGGTCTACGCGGACGAAGGGCGGGAGATGATTTCGGGAAGTGCGGGAGTAGAGGTCGCGGGAGCCGCTAGAGACGCGGGGCAGGTCTCATGA
- a CDS encoding prevent-host-death protein, which translates to MPTISKSRLKANMLQVFREIEESGEELIVTHNRRPVLRIRPIGTKQPVDKIFEKLRGKVVYHEDINTPTTDEWDGV; encoded by the coding sequence ATGCCGACCATCTCAAAGAGCAGGCTCAAGGCCAACATGCTCCAGGTTTTCAGGGAGATCGAGGAATCGGGCGAAGAGCTGATCGTGACGCACAACCGGCGTCCCGTGCTGCGCATCCGACCGATTGGAACAAAACAACCGGTTGACAAGATATTCGAGAAACTACGTGGGAAAGTCGTCTACCACGAGGACATCAACACGCCCACCACCGACGAATGGGATGGAGTGTAA
- a CDS encoding phytanoyl-CoA dioxygenase family protein, producing MTTREPSSLVMGKDELLMDGKYLSTLREANELLDDAEALRERMAEDGYLLIRGLHDPDKVREARRVVLENLQANDQIDPDYPLDLGVAAPGKRGAFFGGAKRVTHTEEFLAVVNSPEIMGFFERFLGGPVLTFDYKWLRAVGPGDNTGAHYDMVYMGRGTPNLYTVWTPLDDVSFDMGPLVILAGSHQFEAVKETYGQMDVDRDHVTGHFTNEPIVMVDQYGGQWQTSEFSMGDVIVLGMYTMHGSINNTSNRFRISTDTRYQLASEPVDHRWVGENPVAHYAWTEGKTVSMEEMRRKWKV from the coding sequence ATGACCACCCGGGAACCCTCAAGCCTGGTCATGGGCAAGGACGAATTGCTGATGGACGGGAAGTACCTGTCCACGCTCCGGGAAGCGAACGAACTGCTGGACGACGCGGAAGCCTTGCGGGAACGCATGGCCGAAGACGGCTACCTGCTCATACGCGGTCTCCACGATCCCGACAAGGTCCGGGAAGCCCGCAGGGTCGTGCTGGAGAATCTCCAGGCAAACGACCAGATCGATCCGGACTATCCCCTCGACCTGGGGGTGGCCGCGCCGGGCAAGCGGGGCGCCTTCTTCGGCGGCGCCAAGCGGGTGACGCACACGGAAGAATTTCTCGCCGTGGTCAATTCCCCCGAAATCATGGGGTTCTTCGAGCGGTTCCTTGGCGGCCCCGTCCTCACCTTCGACTACAAGTGGCTCCGGGCCGTAGGGCCGGGCGACAACACCGGGGCGCATTACGACATGGTCTACATGGGCCGGGGCACGCCGAACCTGTATACCGTGTGGACGCCCCTGGACGACGTGTCCTTCGACATGGGCCCCCTGGTCATCCTGGCCGGATCCCACCAGTTCGAGGCGGTCAAGGAGACCTACGGCCAGATGGACGTGGACCGTGACCACGTGACGGGCCACTTCACCAACGAGCCCATCGTGATGGTCGACCAGTACGGGGGCCAGTGGCAGACGAGCGAATTCAGCATGGGCGATGTGATCGTCCTCGGCATGTACACCATGCACGGCTCCATCAACAACACGTCGAACCGGTTCCGCATCAGCACCGATACCCGGTACCAGCTGGCCAGCGAACCCGTCGACCACCGGTGGGTCGGCGAAAACCCCGTCGCCCATTACGCGTGGACCGAGGGAAAGACCGTTTCCATGGAGGAGATGCGGCGGAAGTGGAAGGTCTAG
- a CDS encoding type II toxin-antitoxin system VapC family toxin — MGWSVMVVLDTSSLVFWTLDPGRLSRTAERTIALADRVGVSSISIWEIGIKVERGRLVLPLSGAEYLENLEQTNRVEILPVDLSTWIRNLQLDWNHQDPVDRTIVATASLHNCPLVTSDNVLRSFYEKAVW, encoded by the coding sequence ATGGGATGGAGTGTAATGGTCGTACTGGATACGTCCTCACTGGTATTCTGGACGCTGGATCCCGGCCGCCTGTCCAGGACCGCCGAACGGACCATCGCACTGGCCGACCGCGTAGGCGTCAGTTCGATATCGATCTGGGAGATCGGCATCAAAGTAGAACGGGGCAGGCTTGTACTGCCGCTTTCCGGCGCGGAATACCTGGAGAACCTGGAGCAAACCAATCGGGTGGAAATACTGCCTGTGGATCTCAGTACCTGGATCAGGAACCTGCAACTGGATTGGAATCACCAGGACCCTGTCGACCGGACCATCGTAGCAACGGCTTCTCTACACAACTGTCCGCTGGTGACTTCGGACAACGTGCTCCGCAGTTTCTACGAGAAGGCGGTCTGGTAG
- a CDS encoding molybdopterin-dependent oxidoreductase → MAGKTNLSRRDVLIKGGIATAGTTLLPSYVLAQLDRLARDETPVNWIDEFGPPRSPDFVLLDWNGLESWITPVDQFFSASHYPEPTVDGDTYSLEITGAVRQRLNLSLDEIKSMPRRELDFTLECSGNRGVPVFRGGVFNARWTGTPLAPILERAGMWDNGMEVVFFGHDEGEEVITPRRSEPLTMKQNFARSLTMAQAMDPDILLCYEVNGQTLPPKHGYPLRLIVPGWYGITQVKWLKRIEVRTTRYMGRFISRDYVTIREETHNGETVWRQESVGKGRINSVTARVTRVGPLHRIYGAVWGEPLREVQVRIDDGPWQTAEIIEGADAEYAWKFWRLDWDRPSPGEHTITSRGITAAGTMQPAPDDPYLAGKKTYWESNGQVTRTIRTFES, encoded by the coding sequence ATGGCCGGTAAAACCAACCTGTCCCGCAGAGACGTGCTGATCAAGGGAGGGATCGCGACGGCCGGCACGACGCTGCTGCCATCGTACGTGCTGGCCCAGTTGGACCGGCTGGCGCGGGACGAAACGCCCGTGAACTGGATCGACGAATTCGGGCCGCCCCGAAGCCCCGATTTCGTGCTGCTGGACTGGAACGGCCTGGAATCGTGGATTACGCCCGTGGACCAGTTCTTCTCGGCCAGCCACTATCCCGAACCGACTGTCGACGGCGATACCTACAGCCTCGAAATAACGGGTGCGGTGAGGCAGAGGCTCAACCTGAGCCTGGACGAGATCAAATCCATGCCGCGCAGAGAACTGGACTTCACCCTCGAATGCTCCGGCAACCGGGGCGTTCCCGTCTTCCGCGGAGGCGTGTTCAACGCCCGGTGGACCGGCACGCCGCTGGCACCGATTCTGGAGCGGGCGGGCATGTGGGACAACGGCATGGAGGTGGTTTTCTTCGGTCACGACGAGGGGGAGGAGGTCATCACCCCCCGCCGCAGCGAGCCGCTGACTATGAAGCAGAACTTCGCCCGTTCGCTCACCATGGCGCAGGCTATGGACCCGGACATCCTGCTGTGCTACGAGGTGAACGGCCAGACGCTGCCGCCGAAGCACGGATATCCGCTGCGCCTCATCGTACCCGGCTGGTACGGGATTACCCAGGTGAAGTGGCTGAAGCGCATCGAAGTACGCACGACCCGGTACATGGGGCGGTTCATCTCGCGGGATTACGTCACGATCCGCGAGGAGACCCACAACGGAGAGACCGTGTGGCGCCAGGAGTCGGTGGGCAAAGGCCGCATCAACTCCGTTACGGCGCGGGTCACCCGGGTCGGACCCCTGCACCGGATCTACGGCGCGGTCTGGGGCGAGCCGCTCAGGGAGGTGCAGGTGCGCATCGACGACGGTCCCTGGCAGACGGCGGAGATCATCGAGGGCGCGGACGCCGAGTACGCCTGGAAGTTCTGGCGCCTGGACTGGGACCGCCCGTCCCCCGGCGAGCATACGATCACATCGCGGGGCATAACGGCGGCCGGGACGATGCAGCCGGCGCCGGACGACCCCTACCTGGCAGGCAAGAAGACCTACTGGGAGAGCAACGGCCAGGTAACCCGCACGATACGTACCTTCGAAAGCTAG
- a CDS encoding exo-alpha-sialidase produces MNRLLAEDYLVLASSPDPENVYAGSPSITRTRSGRLLASYEWFRPSPLKEAVPDQTEVLVSDDDGATWSLAARQDFIWATIWSHEDDAYLIGNRRRSRDIVIGRSRDGGFTWEGPVTLFLGRHHCAPTPVLIHNGHAYRAFETCDAPSRFDWKSLVVAGDLTRDLLDPDAWRMSNHVRFPGVPDVLSQRRYPESATDKVPADSFLEGNIVLVDGEIRMIMRTIVDGHTTSSLASIGRVEDDGETLDYRFVQFHPMPGAQCKFQIVHDEKNSLYWTTVTLSTNPWQDREPLRRIGFSGPPGNERRILMLMYSVDALNWFQAGCVAMSRSMMESYSYASQVISGDDLLVVVRTARGGKNQHDTNLVTLHRVKDFRDLALDLRPEDV; encoded by the coding sequence ATGAACCGCTTGCTCGCCGAAGATTACCTCGTCCTGGCCTCATCGCCCGATCCGGAGAATGTGTACGCCGGTTCGCCATCGATTACCCGCACGCGCTCGGGACGCCTGCTGGCAAGTTACGAGTGGTTTCGTCCGTCGCCGCTCAAGGAAGCCGTACCGGACCAGACCGAGGTGCTGGTCAGCGACGACGACGGCGCCACGTGGAGCCTGGCGGCCCGCCAGGATTTCATCTGGGCGACCATCTGGTCTCACGAGGACGACGCCTACCTCATCGGCAACCGGCGTAGAAGCCGGGACATCGTCATCGGACGATCCCGCGACGGCGGCTTCACCTGGGAAGGCCCCGTCACGCTCTTCTTGGGCAGGCACCACTGCGCGCCTACGCCGGTGCTGATCCACAACGGCCACGCCTACCGCGCGTTCGAGACCTGCGACGCGCCCAGCCGCTTCGACTGGAAGTCCCTGGTGGTGGCCGGCGACCTTACGCGTGACTTGCTGGACCCGGACGCCTGGCGCATGTCTAATCATGTGCGGTTCCCGGGCGTCCCGGACGTACTCTCACAACGCCGGTACCCGGAGAGCGCGACGGACAAGGTGCCGGCCGACAGCTTCCTGGAAGGCAACATCGTGCTGGTGGACGGCGAGATCCGGATGATCATGCGCACGATCGTCGACGGCCACACGACGTCGAGCCTGGCCTCCATCGGCCGGGTCGAGGACGACGGTGAGACCCTGGACTACCGGTTCGTCCAGTTCCACCCCATGCCGGGCGCCCAGTGCAAGTTCCAGATCGTCCACGACGAGAAAAACAGCCTGTACTGGACCACGGTGACCCTGTCCACCAACCCGTGGCAGGACCGGGAACCCCTCCGTCGCATCGGATTCAGCGGTCCGCCGGGGAACGAACGGCGCATCCTGATGCTCATGTACAGCGTGGACGCCCTGAACTGGTTCCAGGCCGGCTGCGTGGCCATGAGCAGGAGTATGATGGAATCCTACAGCTACGCCTCGCAGGTCATCTCCGGAGACGACCTCCTGGTCGTCGTCCGCACCGCCCGCGGCGGCAAGAACCAGCACGACACCAACTTGGTCACCCTCCACCGGGTAAAGGACTTCCGCGATCTGGCCCTGGATCTGCGGCCCGAGGACGTGTAG